AATTTGATTATTAATGAAACCGATAATCAATGTTTCATATCTATACCAAGTTATGATCAAAATACTGAGAATATACCATTAATGTATTCAAATAAAGAACTTGGATTTGAAATTTCAACAGGCCCTATCGTTGACTTTCGTATGAAAGACAAACTGGCTTATGATGTTAATGAAGGCGATATTCCTTTATTATACGCTATTCATATTAGAAATCAGAAATTAACATGGCCTATCATTTCAAAAAAACCGAACGTGATAATTCTCAATGAGATAGAAAAAAGTAAATATTGTTTTAAGAAGGGATTTTATATTTTAATAAAACGCTTTTCTTCAAAAGAAGAAAAACATAGGATACAAGCAACTTTAATATCTCCTAACGATATTTCTTCAGAATATTTTACTGTAGAAAATCATTTGAATATCATTCATCGTAATAAAGGGGGGCTAGACAAGAACTTGGCTCTTGCTCTTGTGAATTACTTAAATAGTGATTATTGTGATAATATCTTTAGAAAATTTAGCGGACATACACAAATCAATGCTACTGATTTGAGGACTATGAAATATCCTAATCTTGAATGTCTTAAAAATTGGAGTAAATAAATAATGGGAAACAAAATAAGTGAAGCTTTAAAAATATTGACGGATCTAGGGGTTCCCAAAGGACAACAAAACGAACGAACAGCTCTTTGCTTATTGGCATTGGTTGATATAAAAGAAAACTCAGAGTGGAAAGAAGCCCAAAATCCATTAATCGGTATTACCCCAATAATGGATTTTGCTAAACAATTCTACCAAAGAAACTATGAACCAAATACACGGGAAACTTTTAGAAGGTTTAGTATGTATCAATTAGTAGAAGCTGGTATTGCATTATATAATCCAGATAAGCTGAAAAGACCTGTAAATAGTCCCCAGACGGTTTATCAAATATCTCCATTAGTACGTGACATAATCAAAACATTTGGGACTTATGATTATGATTTTGCAATAGAAGAATTTCACAAAAAAATTGGATTTTTGGCAGAACGTTATCAATGGCAACGTAACATGGAAATGATACCAGTCAATGTTTTAGGGCAGAAGCTACAATTGACGCCAGGGGAGCATAGCCAATTAATAAAAGACATTATTGAAAATTTTGCTCCACGTTTTATTCCTGGAGCTATACTTCTCTACGTAGGTGATACAGGTAATAAATGGGGTTATTTTGACAAAGAAACTTTTAAAAAAATTGGCTTAGTGTTGGATGAACATGGAAAAATGCCTGATTGTATTTTTTACCTTGAAT
This DNA window, taken from Bacteroidales bacterium, encodes the following:
- a CDS encoding restriction endonuclease: MGNKISEALKILTDLGVPKGQQNERTALCLLALVDIKENSEWKEAQNPLIGITPIMDFAKQFYQRNYEPNTRETFRRFSMYQLVEAGIALYNPDKLKRPVNSPQTVYQISPLVRDIIKTFGTYDYDFAIEEFHKKIGFLAERYQWQRNMEMIPVNVLGQKLQLTPGEHSQLIKDIIENFAPRFIPGAILLYVGDTGNKWGYFDKETFKKIGLVLDEHGKMPDCIFYLESRNWLILVESVTSHGPIDSKRKIELNKLFDTPLKNIYVTAFPNRQIFIRFTSEIAWETEVWLSDNPSHLIHFNGDKFLG